A genome region from Schaalia sp. 19OD2882 includes the following:
- a CDS encoding YbjQ family protein: MLVVTTNAIEGHPVQQYVGMVSGETIAGVNLFKDIGAGFRNLVGGRSSAYESEMQQAAQTAVNEMCGRAQQMGANAIIAVKVDYFTLGADNGMLAACATGTAVII, from the coding sequence ATGCTCGTCGTCACGACCAATGCCATCGAAGGTCATCCCGTCCAGCAGTACGTCGGCATGGTCTCCGGCGAAACCATCGCAGGTGTCAACCTGTTCAAGGACATTGGTGCGGGCTTTCGCAACCTTGTCGGCGGGCGTTCGTCCGCCTACGAGTCGGAGATGCAGCAGGCCGCCCAGACGGCGGTCAATGAGATGTGTGGCCGCGCCCAGCAGATGGGCGCCAATGCGATCATCGCAGTGAAGGTGGACTACTTCACGCTGGGCGCCGACAACGGCATGCTCGCCGCCTGCGCGACAGGCACTGCGGTCATCATCTGA
- a CDS encoding xylulokinase has translation MTSTPDARTAIEAGHTALGIELGSTRIKAVLVDHAHNVLSTGSSAWENQLVDGRWSYSMEAVRQGLQDAYASLVGEVEARHGVTPTTYGALGISAMMHGYLAFDAAGELLVPFRTWRNVSTGPAAHELSQLLDVNIPQRWSIAHLHQAILDAEPHVGEVASLTTLAGHVHRMLTGRHVLGVGDASGMFPVDSVAMDWDRRRVAAYDALIADRGFDWKLGDLLPEVLVAGQDAGRLTAEGAHLLDPTGTLQPGVPMCPPEGDAGTGMVATNAVAPRTGNVSAGTSIFAMVVLAKAIEGLHEEIDPVTTPDGSPVAMVHSNNGASELDAWVGMFAEFASLAGLEIPVGRVYDLLYQHAMTGEADGGGVLAYNLLSGEPVIGLEVGRPLITHAPDAHLSLASTTRAQLNAVFAPLRAGMDVLTREGVSLERLLAHGGIFKTEGVAQKVLADALRTSVAVGATAGEGGAWGIAVLARFASVVAHEGEAAPSLPEYLDRVVFADASTSVVDPDPDDAAAFEVFLDRYLAGLDAVRAASTAI, from the coding sequence ATGACCAGCACACCCGACGCCCGCACCGCCATCGAAGCCGGCCACACCGCCTTGGGCATCGAACTCGGATCCACCCGCATCAAGGCCGTCCTGGTCGACCATGCCCACAACGTCCTGTCCACCGGGTCCTCCGCGTGGGAGAACCAGCTGGTCGACGGCCGCTGGTCGTACTCGATGGAGGCCGTGCGCCAGGGGCTCCAGGACGCCTACGCCTCACTGGTGGGCGAGGTCGAAGCACGTCACGGGGTCACGCCTACGACATACGGCGCGCTGGGAATCTCGGCGATGATGCACGGCTACCTGGCTTTCGACGCCGCGGGGGAGTTGCTGGTTCCCTTCCGCACGTGGCGCAACGTGTCCACCGGTCCTGCCGCCCACGAACTCTCGCAGCTGCTGGACGTGAACATTCCGCAGCGCTGGTCGATCGCCCACCTGCACCAGGCGATCCTCGATGCCGAGCCGCACGTTGGCGAGGTCGCTTCCCTGACCACGCTTGCCGGGCACGTGCACCGCATGCTCACCGGCCGCCATGTCCTGGGGGTGGGGGACGCCTCCGGCATGTTCCCCGTCGACTCTGTGGCCATGGACTGGGACCGCAGGCGCGTGGCCGCCTACGACGCGCTGATCGCCGACCGCGGCTTCGACTGGAAGCTGGGCGACCTGCTGCCAGAGGTCCTTGTGGCCGGCCAGGACGCGGGGCGGTTGACGGCCGAGGGCGCTCATTTGCTGGATCCGACCGGCACCTTGCAGCCCGGTGTCCCAATGTGTCCGCCCGAGGGTGATGCTGGCACCGGCATGGTGGCCACCAATGCCGTCGCACCGCGCACGGGCAATGTTTCTGCCGGCACCTCGATCTTCGCGATGGTCGTCCTGGCGAAGGCCATCGAGGGTCTGCACGAGGAGATCGACCCGGTGACCACTCCGGACGGGTCGCCCGTGGCCATGGTGCATTCGAACAATGGCGCATCGGAGCTGGACGCGTGGGTCGGCATGTTCGCCGAGTTCGCGTCCCTTGCGGGGCTCGAGATCCCCGTGGGGCGCGTGTACGACCTGCTCTACCAGCACGCGATGACCGGCGAGGCCGACGGCGGCGGGGTGCTGGCCTACAACCTTCTCTCCGGCGAACCGGTCATCGGCCTAGAGGTGGGGCGCCCTCTGATCACGCACGCCCCCGATGCGCACCTGAGCCTGGCTTCGACCACTCGCGCGCAGCTCAACGCCGTTTTCGCCCCGCTGCGCGCGGGTATGGACGTGCTCACCCGTGAGGGAGTCTCGCTGGAGCGTCTGTTGGCCCACGGCGGCATCTTCAAGACCGAGGGCGTGGCGCAGAAGGTGCTGGCCGATGCCCTGCGCACCTCGGTGGCCGTCGGGGCGACGGCGGGTGAGGGCGGAGCCTGGGGCATCGCCGTCCTGGCACGTTTCGCGTCGGTGGTGGCGCACGAGGGCGAGGCTGCGCCTTCGTTGCCGGAGTACCTGGACCGGGTGGTCTTCGCCGATGCGTCGACCTCCGTGGTGGATCCGGATCCTGATGATGCGGCGGCTTTCGAGGTCTTCTTGGACCGCTATCTGGCGGGTCTGGACGCAGTGCGAGCGGCCTCCACGGCAATCTGA